A stretch of the Paramormyrops kingsleyae isolate MSU_618 chromosome 16, PKINGS_0.4, whole genome shotgun sequence genome encodes the following:
- the LOC111845445 gene encoding POU domain, class 2, transcription factor 1-like isoform X5 codes for MADGGTTSQDGSSGAESGMSSPSESSKGAMGNGEGSPGLRTNGVDFERRSVQTDSVSSTNTQTLLQQLTLTPAQQQLLIQQAQAQLLAAAVQHSASQQSSTTGAAISASAATPITLSQPIQITPDFQQLQQLQQQNLNLQQFVLVQPGHPIATQLQPAQFIISQTAQGQQNILQAQNLLTQLPQSQGNLLPAQTSIAISTQPATPTRTIAAAPVQAINHVTPKRIDTPTLEEPSDLEELEQFAKTFKQRRIKLGFTQGDVGLAMGKLYGNDFSQTTISRFEALNLSFKNMCKLKPLLEKWLNDAENLNSDPSLSSPSALGSPSLGMEGTNRRRKKRTSIETNIRVALEKSFQEQNQKPTSEEITMIADQLNMEKEVIRVWFCNRRQKEKRINPPSNASTGNTAVKAVFAPSNPVVSSTASLVTSAAPVSLAGNLPPALTSTAASSLAFTGPTLGAATTNTASVISTVTMSTCTATPSFGEGGRPQKTAVVTQVPAASSSTSQVMMATPGLPAALQSAAMAAAAAGLGPGLVASPQFTPGGALLSLAPGGLGSALSPALMSNSTLATIQALASSGTLPISVDGNGNLLFANASAGTTNLVPAPLFLNPQNLSLLTSNPISLVSASGAVGGAGSGALNLQVASVPHGDSHHGTVTSTKAQ; via the exons AGTCAGGAATGAGCAGTCCGTCTGAATCAAGCAAAGGAGCCATGGGCAATGGCGAAGGAAGCCCGGGGCTACGGACAAACGGAGTGGACTTCGAGAGACGGAGTGTGCAGACAGACTCTGTCAGCAGTACCAACACACAGACCCTGCTGCAACAG TTGACGCTGACCCCAGCACAGCAGCAGCTCCTGATCCAGCAAGCACAAGCGCAGCTTCTGGCTGCAGCGGTGCAGCACTCGGCCAGCCAGCAGAGCAGCACCACAGGAGCTGCCATTTCTGCCTCTGCAGCCACGCCCATCACTCTCTCCCAGCCCATTCAGATCACACCA GATTTCCAGCAGctacagcagctgcagcagcagaacTTAAATCTGCAGCAGTTCGTGCTGGTGCAGCCGGGCCACCCTATCGCCACGCAGCTGCAGCCGGCGCAGTTCATCATCTCGCAGACGGCTCAGGGGCAACAGA ATATTCTGCAAGCCCAGAATCTGCTAACACAACTACCTCAAAGCCAAGGCAATCTGCTGCCGGCTCAGACAAGCATCGCCATCAGCACTCAG CCAGCGACACCTACACGCACAATCGCAGCTGCACCTGTGCAGGCGATCAACCACGTAACACCAAAGCGCATAGACACGCCCACTTTAGAGGAGCCCAGCGACCTGGAGGAGCTTGAGCAGTTTGCCAAGACATTCAAGCAGAGGAGAATCAAGCTGGGATTCACTCAG GGGGATGTCGGCCTTGCCATGGGCAAGCTGTATGGGAATGACTTCAGTCAGACCACGATCTCCCGCTTCGAAGCCCTGAACCTGAGTTTCAAAAACATGTGCAAGCTGAAGCCGCTGCTGGAGAAGTGGCTTAACGATGCAG AGAACCTCAACTCAGACCCCTCCCTGTCCAGCCCCAGTGCCCTTGGCTCACCGAGTCTGGGCATGGAGGGTACCAACCGGCGCCGCAAGAAGCGGACCAGCATTGAGACCAACATTCGAGTGGCCTTAGAAAAGAGTTTTCAGGAG CAGAACCAAAAACCTACCTCTGAGGAGATCACCATGATCGCCGATCAACTGAATATGGAGAAGGAGGTTATCCGCGTTTGGTTCTGCAACCGCCGGCAGAAGGAGAAGAGGATCAACCCACCAAGCAATGCCAGCACTGGAAACACAGCAGTTAAAGCAGTGTTTGCTCCTTCCAACCCTGTG GTGTCGAGCACGGCCAGCCTAGTGACCAGCGCAGCCCCCGTCTCGCTGGCTGGAAACCTGCCCCCAGCACTGACCAGCACAGCCGCCTCCAGCCTCGCCTTCACAG GCCCGACCCTCGGGGCAGCGACTACAAACACCGCGTCTGTCATATCAACGGTTACTATGTCGACATGCACAGCGACACCCTCGTTCGGGGAGGGAGGCCGGCCCCAGAAGACGGCGGTGGTGACTCAGGTGCCGGCAGCTTCCAGCTCGACCTCGCAGGTGATGATGGCGACGCCCGGGCTGCCGGCCGCCCTGCAAAGTGCCGCCATGGCTGCCGCGGCTGCGGGCCTGGGCCCGGGGCTCGTGGCGTCCCCGCAGTTCACGCCAGG GGGGGCGTTGCTGAGCCTGGCTCCTGGAGGCCTGGGAAGCGCTCTGAGTCCGGCCTTGATGAGTAACAGCACCCTTGCCACCATTCAAG CCCTGGCATCCAGTGGGACTCTGCCGATATCCGTCGATGGAAATGGGAACCTGTTGTTTGCGAATGCTAGTGCCGGAACCACCAACCTGGTACCTGCTCCACTTTTCCTGAACCCACAGAACTTGTCCCTGCTGACTAGCAACCCAATCAGCTTAGTGTCTGCGAGCGGGGCTGTGGGGGGAGCTGGAAGCGGGGCCCTCAACCTGCAGGTCGCCTCTGTTCCCCATGGCGATTCCCACCACGGCACGGTGACCTCCACCAAGGCCCAGTAA